One window from the genome of Pseudomonas sp. L5B5 encodes:
- a CDS encoding DUF1852 domain-containing protein produces MNNEFAFTIKSICFDENYQPSENTRITTNFANLARGNSRQENLRNTLRMIDNRFNALAHWDNPRGDRYTVELEIISVEMNIDAKSNNDPLPLIEVLKTNIIDQQTNERIEGIVGNNFSSYVRDYDFSVLLLGHNNGQSGFSTPDNFGDLHGKLFKYFVNSSTFKEHFNKPPVICLSVSSSRTYHRTENHHPVLGVEYQQDEYSLTDEYFNKMGLKVRYFMPANSAAPLAFYFSGDLLGDYTNLELISTISTMDTFQKIYRPEIYNANSAAGKSYQPSLKNQDYSLTRIVYDREERSRLAIEQGQFVEEHFIKPYQTLLEQWSARYAL; encoded by the coding sequence ATGAATAACGAGTTTGCATTTACCATCAAGAGCATTTGTTTCGACGAAAATTATCAACCCTCTGAAAACACCCGCATCACCACCAATTTCGCCAACCTGGCCAGAGGAAATAGTCGCCAGGAGAATCTGCGCAACACGCTGAGGATGATTGACAATCGATTCAACGCCTTGGCGCATTGGGACAACCCCAGGGGTGATCGTTACACCGTCGAACTCGAAATCATTTCCGTAGAGATGAACATTGACGCCAAGAGCAATAACGATCCGCTACCACTGATCGAAGTATTGAAAACCAATATTATCGACCAGCAAACCAACGAGCGCATCGAGGGTATTGTCGGAAACAACTTCTCGTCCTACGTCCGGGACTATGACTTCAGCGTGCTGTTGCTGGGGCACAACAATGGCCAGTCCGGTTTCAGCACCCCGGATAATTTTGGCGACCTGCATGGAAAGCTGTTCAAGTACTTTGTCAACTCGAGCACTTTCAAGGAGCACTTCAACAAGCCGCCTGTCATATGCCTGAGTGTTTCAAGCAGCAGGACCTACCATCGGACTGAAAACCACCACCCGGTACTGGGTGTTGAATACCAGCAGGATGAGTACTCCTTGACCGATGAATACTTCAACAAGATGGGTTTGAAGGTTCGCTATTTCATGCCTGCGAACAGCGCCGCGCCTCTGGCTTTTTATTTTTCCGGCGATCTGCTGGGTGACTACACCAATCTTGAACTTATCAGCACCATCAGCACGATGGACACCTTCCAGAAGATTTACCGGCCCGAAATCTACAATGCAAACTCCGCGGCAGGAAAGTCTTATCAGCCAAGTTTGAAAAACCAGGATTATTCATTAACTCGAATTGTCTATGATCGAGAAGAACGCAGCCGACTGGCCATTGAGCAGGGACAGTTTGTTGAAGAGCACTTTATCAAGCCATACCAGACCCTTCTTGAGCAGTGGTCTGCCCGCTACGCTCTTTGA
- a CDS encoding methionine synthase — protein sequence MKKLLPTSTAGSLPKPSWLAQPETLWSPWKLQDEELTEGKQDALRLSLQEQQQAGIDIVSDGEQTRQHFVTTFIEHLDGVDFEKRETVRIRDRYDASVPTVVGAVTRQKPVFVEDAKFLRQQTRQPIKWALPGPMTMIDTLYDNHYKSREKLAWEFAKILNQEARELEAAGVDIIQFDEPAFNVFFDEVNDWGVATLERAIEGLKCETAVHICYGYGIKANTDWKKTLGSEWRQYEEAFPKLQKSSIDIVSLECHNSHVPMDLIELIRGKKVMVGAIDVASNTIETPEEVANTLRKALQFVDADKLYPCTNCGMAPLPRHVARGKLNALSAGAEIIRRELSN from the coding sequence ATGAAAAAACTGCTACCTACTTCAACCGCCGGCAGCCTGCCAAAACCCTCTTGGCTTGCACAACCCGAAACACTCTGGTCGCCGTGGAAACTGCAAGACGAGGAGCTGACTGAAGGCAAGCAAGATGCTTTGCGCTTGTCGTTGCAAGAGCAGCAGCAGGCAGGCATTGATATTGTCAGTGATGGCGAACAGACCCGCCAACACTTCGTCACTACATTTATCGAGCACCTTGACGGCGTTGACTTCGAAAAGCGCGAGACCGTCAGAATTCGTGATCGTTATGATGCCAGCGTACCGACGGTGGTGGGCGCGGTGACTCGCCAGAAACCGGTCTTTGTCGAAGATGCCAAATTCTTGCGCCAGCAAACCAGGCAACCCATCAAGTGGGCCCTGCCAGGTCCCATGACGATGATCGATACGCTTTATGACAATCACTATAAAAGTCGCGAAAAACTGGCCTGGGAATTCGCCAAGATTCTCAATCAGGAAGCCAGGGAACTGGAGGCTGCCGGTGTCGACATCATCCAGTTTGATGAGCCCGCCTTTAATGTGTTCTTCGACGAGGTGAATGACTGGGGAGTTGCCACCCTGGAAAGGGCAATTGAAGGCCTTAAATGTGAAACCGCTGTGCACATTTGCTATGGCTATGGCATCAAGGCCAATACAGATTGGAAAAAAACGCTGGGTTCGGAGTGGCGGCAATACGAAGAAGCCTTTCCCAAGCTGCAAAAGTCCAGCATCGATATCGTCTCGCTGGAATGCCACAACTCTCATGTCCCGATGGATCTCATTGAGCTCATTCGCGGCAAGAAGGTGATGGTAGGCGCCATTGATGTGGCGTCCAACACCATTGAAACACCAGAGGAAGTAGCCAATACCCTGCGCAAGGCACTGCAGTTCGTCGATGCCGACAAGCTCTATCCCTGCACCAACTGCGGCATGGCTCCCCTGCCCCGCCACGTGGCCAGAGGCAAGCTGAATGCTTTAAGTGCAGGCGCAGAGATCATCCGCCGGGAACTCTCGAACTAG
- a CDS encoding flavin reductase family protein: protein MSLPSTAIEPLSFREALGHYASGITVITSHIDGEPIGFTCQSFYSVSMSPPLVSFSVMSSSASYPKIRQAGRFVVNILSGEQVRISNQFARKGTDKWHGVEWQESPLGNPVIAGSLHWLDCEIHAEHAAGDHLIVIGEVKALNLQEAAATQPLLYFKGQYCNIAAPGTV, encoded by the coding sequence ATGTCACTTCCCAGTACGGCTATCGAGCCATTGAGCTTTCGCGAAGCGCTCGGGCACTACGCATCCGGTATCACGGTGATTACATCCCACATCGATGGCGAGCCCATTGGCTTCACTTGCCAGTCGTTCTACAGCGTGTCGATGAGCCCGCCGCTGGTGTCCTTCAGCGTAATGTCCAGTTCGGCCAGCTATCCCAAGATTCGCCAGGCAGGTCGGTTCGTGGTCAACATCCTGTCGGGTGAGCAGGTCAGGATTTCCAATCAGTTCGCTCGCAAAGGCACGGACAAATGGCACGGAGTCGAATGGCAGGAATCGCCGCTGGGCAATCCGGTCATTGCTGGCAGCCTGCACTGGCTTGATTGCGAAATTCACGCCGAACACGCCGCCGGTGATCACCTGATCGTGATTGGTGAAGTGAAAGCGCTGAACCTGCAAGAGGCTGCCGCCACGCAGCCATTGCTGTATTTCAAAGGACAATATTGCAACATCGCCGCGCCAGGCACGGTGTGA
- a CDS encoding epoxyqueuosine reductase QueH — translation MTDIKRPKLSLPDGAQTLLLHSCCAPCSGEVMEAITASGIDYTIFFYNPNIHPEREYRLRKDENIRFAEDHKVPFIDADYDKDNWFERARGMEHEPERGVRCTMCFDMRFERTALYAYENNFSVISSSLGISRWKDMKQITDSGIRSAQKYPGITYWDYNWRKGGGSARMIDISKRERFYQQEYCGCIYSLRDTNHHRKDQGRDIIRIGVKYYGDDE, via the coding sequence ATGACAGACATCAAAAGGCCTAAACTCAGCCTTCCCGATGGCGCGCAGACATTGCTGCTGCACTCCTGCTGCGCGCCCTGTTCGGGAGAAGTAATGGAAGCGATCACCGCCTCGGGCATCGACTACACCATTTTCTTCTACAACCCGAACATTCACCCTGAGCGTGAATACCGGTTGCGCAAGGACGAAAACATTCGCTTTGCCGAAGACCACAAGGTGCCGTTTATCGATGCCGATTACGATAAAGACAACTGGTTCGAACGTGCCAGGGGCATGGAGCACGAACCCGAGCGGGGCGTGCGTTGCACCATGTGTTTCGATATGCGCTTCGAACGTACCGCCCTCTACGCCTATGAAAACAACTTCAGCGTGATTTCCAGCTCCCTGGGTATCTCGCGCTGGAAAGACATGAAGCAAATCACCGACAGCGGCATTCGCAGCGCGCAAAAGTATCCCGGCATCACCTATTGGGACTACAACTGGCGCAAGGGGGGCGGCTCGGCGCGGATGATCGACATCAGCAAGCGCGAACGTTTTTATCAGCAGGAATATTGCGGTTGCATCTACTCGCTGCGCGACACCAACCACCATCGCAAGGACCAGGGGCGAGACATCATCCGCATTGGCGTCAAGTACTACGGGGACGATGAGTGA
- a CDS encoding PoNe immunity protein domain-containing protein, protein MIKDRRQALLSEARLENFFSNYQHSVQFFAENTFEADSEAQEKSLRARHFQKWIFKEILIRYTAGHRIDLLIPLLETLVDSYEHLQTQLATYEQIPNITPLAIDDWLDQYEECVQVFSLCILLHRADLLQRFVALIDPAGYAGDDTLYEDLLSKLLPDRADVDDWYHEVYTPLIQAIYADDPAEASELLQQYCDDWYPAFEQAPWHDNHLQGDEGSYCGYWAFEAAAIAFLYGLDDSGVEHRVYPKDLVAYARNLQPSHPKQVAPVVAGQSCSKAGYWFTPVEPESRRCFEAGEVMPEFEGQTVWYWVAQA, encoded by the coding sequence ATGATCAAGGACAGAAGACAAGCCCTCCTGAGCGAAGCGCGTCTGGAGAACTTCTTCAGCAACTACCAGCACAGTGTGCAGTTCTTTGCCGAAAACACCTTTGAGGCCGACTCCGAAGCCCAGGAAAAATCCCTCAGGGCCCGGCATTTCCAAAAGTGGATCTTCAAGGAAATCCTCATCCGCTACACCGCCGGCCATCGCATCGACCTGTTGATTCCCCTGCTGGAAACCCTGGTGGACAGCTACGAGCACCTGCAAACCCAGTTGGCCACCTACGAGCAGATTCCGAACATCACGCCATTGGCCATCGACGACTGGCTTGACCAGTACGAAGAGTGCGTCCAGGTGTTCAGCCTGTGCATCCTGCTGCACCGTGCCGACCTGCTACAGCGCTTCGTGGCCCTGATCGACCCGGCAGGCTATGCAGGGGACGACACCCTCTACGAGGACTTGCTGAGCAAACTGCTGCCCGACCGCGCTGATGTGGATGACTGGTACCACGAGGTCTACACGCCGCTGATACAGGCCATCTACGCCGACGACCCGGCCGAGGCCAGCGAGCTTCTGCAGCAGTATTGCGACGACTGGTATCCCGCATTCGAACAGGCGCCCTGGCACGACAACCACCTGCAAGGGGATGAGGGCAGCTATTGCGGGTACTGGGCGTTCGAGGCGGCCGCCATCGCCTTCCTGTATGGCCTTGATGACAGTGGGGTCGAGCACCGGGTCTATCCCAAGGACCTGGTGGCCTATGCAAGAAACCTTCAGCCGAGCCACCCCAAACAGGTGGCGCCGGTCGTGGCGGGGCAGTCCTGCAGCAAGGCCGGGTACTGGTTCACCCCGGTGGAACCGGAGTCGCGGCGCTGCTTTGAGGCGGGGGAGGTGATGCCGGAGTTCGAGGGGCAAACGGTCTGGTACTGGGTGGCGCAGGCGTAG
- a CDS encoding cupin domain-containing protein, which translates to MDTGTRLKLVRESYKLSQRELARRSGVTNATISLIEQNRVSPSVSSLKKLLEGIPMSLADFFTFDQPPREHQYVFRANEQPDLGRDGLRLLMIGAPLANRQMRFLREQYAPGASSGAEPIVHAEGEECGLVTRGTVELTVDGQVSVLNPGDGYYFPTTLPHSFRNIGQDEAEIISANTPANF; encoded by the coding sequence ATGGACACGGGCACCCGACTCAAACTCGTTCGCGAAAGCTACAAACTCTCCCAGCGCGAGCTGGCCCGTCGTAGCGGCGTTACCAATGCCACCATTTCCCTGATCGAACAGAATCGCGTCAGCCCTTCCGTCAGCTCCTTGAAAAAGCTGCTGGAAGGCATCCCCATGTCCCTGGCCGACTTCTTCACCTTCGACCAGCCGCCTCGGGAGCACCAGTACGTGTTCCGCGCCAACGAACAGCCCGACCTGGGTCGTGATGGCCTGCGCCTGCTGATGATCGGCGCGCCGCTGGCCAACCGGCAGATGCGTTTTCTGCGCGAGCAGTACGCCCCGGGTGCCAGCTCCGGCGCAGAGCCGATCGTGCATGCCGAAGGCGAGGAGTGCGGCCTGGTGACTCGCGGCACCGTGGAGTTGACGGTGGACGGGCAGGTGAGCGTGCTCAACCCGGGGGATGGTTACTACTTCCCCACCACTTTGCCCCACAGCTTTCGCAATATTGGCCAGGATGAGGCCGAGATCATCAGCGCCAACACCCCGGCGAATTTCTAG
- a CDS encoding NAD(P)/FAD-dependent oxidoreductase, translating into MQNYVNSYYAATRNQTTDYPPLDEIVECDVCVIGAGYTGLSSALFLAEAGYSVTVLEAAKVGFGASGRNGGQLVNSYSRDVDVIEERYGEKSAEVLGSMIFEGAEIIRQRIQHYDIQCDYRPGGIFAALNNKQLKGLAEQKRNWERLGNPNLKLLDKAQIDREVGTRNYIGGLLDMQGGHIHPLNLALGEASAIIGLGGKIFEQSAAVEITYGEPNVIRTAKGVVRAKYLLIAGNAYLQQDLDPRVTRKSMPCGSQIVVTEQLPEPLARSLITNNYCVEDCNYLLDYFRLTGDNRLLYGGGVVYGAREPDDIEQLIRPKILKTFPQLKDVKIDYRWTGNFLLTMSRMPQFGRIEKNAYYMQGYSGHGVTCSHLAGKLIAEMIRGDAERFNAFASLPHMPMIGGRTFQVPLTALGAAYYALRDRFGI; encoded by the coding sequence ATGCAAAACTACGTGAACAGCTACTACGCCGCGACCCGCAACCAGACCACCGACTACCCGCCACTCGACGAGATTGTGGAGTGCGATGTCTGCGTGATCGGCGCCGGCTACACCGGCCTGTCCTCGGCCCTGTTCCTGGCGGAAGCGGGCTACAGCGTCACCGTGCTCGAAGCGGCCAAGGTCGGCTTCGGCGCCAGCGGGCGCAACGGCGGGCAACTGGTCAATTCCTACAGCCGCGACGTGGATGTGATCGAAGAGCGCTACGGCGAAAAAAGCGCCGAAGTGCTGGGCAGCATGATCTTCGAGGGCGCCGAGATCATCCGCCAGCGCATCCAGCACTACGACATCCAGTGCGACTACCGCCCCGGGGGCATCTTCGCCGCCCTGAACAACAAGCAGCTCAAGGGCCTGGCGGAACAGAAGCGCAACTGGGAACGCTTGGGCAACCCCAACCTCAAGCTGCTGGACAAGGCGCAGATCGACCGCGAAGTCGGCACCCGGAACTACATCGGCGGCCTGCTGGACATGCAGGGCGGCCACATCCACCCGCTGAACCTGGCCCTGGGCGAAGCCAGCGCCATCATCGGCCTGGGGGGCAAGATCTTCGAACAATCGGCGGCGGTGGAAATCACCTACGGCGAACCCAACGTGATTCGCACCGCCAAGGGTGTGGTCCGTGCCAAATACCTGCTGATCGCCGGCAACGCCTACCTGCAGCAGGATCTCGACCCCCGGGTGACCCGCAAGAGCATGCCCTGCGGTTCGCAGATCGTGGTCACCGAGCAACTTCCGGAGCCGTTGGCCCGCAGCCTGATCACCAACAACTACTGCGTGGAAGACTGCAACTACCTGCTGGACTACTTCCGCCTCACTGGCGACAACCGCCTGCTGTACGGCGGCGGGGTGGTCTACGGCGCCCGGGAGCCGGACGACATCGAGCAACTGATCCGGCCGAAGATCCTCAAGACCTTCCCCCAGCTCAAGGACGTGAAGATCGACTACCGCTGGACCGGCAACTTCCTGCTGACCATGTCGCGCATGCCGCAATTCGGCCGGATCGAAAAGAACGCCTACTACATGCAGGGCTACAGTGGCCACGGCGTCACCTGTTCGCACCTGGCCGGCAAGCTGATTGCCGAAATGATCCGCGGCGACGCCGAGCGCTTCAACGCCTTTGCCTCCCTGCCGCATATGCCGATGATTGGCGGCCGGACCTTCCAGGTCCCGCTCACCGCCCTGGGCGCCGCGTACTACGCCCTGCGCGACCGCTTCGGCATCTGA
- a CDS encoding aldehyde dehydrogenase, with translation MTRSRSDWEQHFQSLCLEGRAFIDGQYCAAESGATFECLSPVDGRFLVNVASTDQADADRAVAVARQAFNSGVWSGKAPAERKRILMRFAELILEHQDELALLETLDMGKPISDSLAIDIPATANAIRWNAEAIDKLYDEVAATPHDQLGLVTREPSGVVAAIVPWNFPLIMASWKFAPALAVGNSFILKPSEKSPLTAIRIAQLALEAGIPRGVFNVLPGYGHTVGKALALHMDVDVLAFTGSTAVGKQLLVYAGQSNLKRVWLEAGGKSPNVVFADAPDLRAAAEAAAAAIAFNQGEVCTAGSRLLVQRSIREQFIPLLVEALQGWKPGHALDPATRVGAVVDQRQLDNVLRYIEIGKEQGGQLLAGGTRVLESSGGLYVEPTIFDGVTSAMTIAREEIFGPVLSLISFDTEEEALQIANDSIFGLAAAVWTANLSRAHRFARGLRAGSVWVNQYDGGDMTAPFGGFKQSGNGRDKSLHAFDKYTELKATWIKL, from the coding sequence ATGACTAGATCCCGCAGTGACTGGGAGCAGCACTTCCAGTCCCTCTGCCTCGAAGGCCGTGCCTTTATCGACGGCCAGTACTGCGCTGCTGAAAGTGGCGCCACCTTTGAGTGCCTGAGCCCGGTGGACGGGCGCTTTCTGGTCAATGTCGCCAGCACCGATCAGGCCGATGCCGATCGTGCGGTGGCGGTGGCGCGCCAGGCGTTCAACAGTGGCGTCTGGTCGGGCAAGGCCCCGGCCGAGCGCAAGCGCATCCTGATGCGCTTCGCCGAACTGATCCTCGAGCACCAGGACGAACTGGCGCTCCTGGAAACCCTGGACATGGGCAAGCCCATCAGCGATTCCCTGGCCATCGATATTCCTGCTACCGCCAATGCGATCCGCTGGAACGCCGAAGCCATCGACAAGCTCTACGACGAAGTGGCGGCCACGCCCCACGACCAGTTGGGCCTGGTGACCCGGGAGCCATCGGGTGTGGTGGCGGCCATCGTGCCGTGGAATTTCCCGCTGATCATGGCCAGCTGGAAGTTTGCCCCGGCGCTGGCGGTGGGCAACTCGTTCATTCTCAAGCCGTCGGAAAAGTCGCCGCTGACGGCGATCCGCATTGCCCAGCTGGCCCTGGAGGCCGGCATTCCCAGGGGCGTGTTCAACGTCCTGCCGGGTTACGGCCATACCGTGGGCAAGGCCCTGGCCCTGCACATGGATGTGGACGTGCTGGCCTTCACCGGCTCCACCGCCGTGGGCAAGCAATTGCTGGTGTATGCCGGCCAAAGCAACCTGAAGCGGGTGTGGCTGGAGGCCGGTGGCAAGAGCCCCAACGTGGTGTTCGCCGACGCCCCGGACCTGCGCGCGGCGGCTGAAGCGGCGGCCGCGGCCATTGCCTTCAACCAGGGCGAAGTCTGCACCGCCGGCTCGCGCCTGCTGGTGCAGCGTTCGATCCGCGAGCAGTTCATCCCGTTGTTGGTGGAGGCTCTCCAGGGCTGGAAACCGGGCCATGCCCTCGACCCCGCAACCCGGGTCGGCGCGGTGGTGGACCAGCGCCAGTTGGACAACGTGCTGCGCTATATCGAGATCGGCAAGGAGCAGGGCGGCCAACTGCTGGCCGGCGGCACCCGCGTCCTGGAAAGCAGCGGCGGCCTGTATGTCGAGCCGACGATCTTCGATGGCGTGACTAGCGCCATGACCATCGCCCGGGAAGAGATCTTCGGCCCGGTGCTGTCACTCATCAGTTTCGATACCGAAGAAGAAGCGCTGCAGATCGCCAACGACAGCATCTTTGGCCTGGCCGCTGCCGTCTGGACCGCCAATCTCAGCCGCGCCCACCGCTTCGCCCGTGGCCTGCGGGCCGGCAGCGTGTGGGTCAACCAGTACGACGGCGGCGACATGACCGCGCCGTTTGGCGGCTTCAAGCAGTCCGGCAATGGCCGCGACAAGTCGTTGCACGCCTTCGACAAATACACCGAGCTCAAGGCAACCTGGATCAAGCTCTAA